A region of Paractinoplanes abujensis DNA encodes the following proteins:
- a CDS encoding ferredoxin reductase family protein: MRTAALSLLVVTALWTAGLNDAPGGVAAWGRLAALWSADLLLLQVVLMARIPWIERAYGQDTLARWHRWTGFASFQLLLTHVVLAVVAYGERKPWPRLIEEPGMLRALAALVALILVVVTSVRLVRRRMRYESWHLLHLYAYLGVGLALPHMLLLGSDFRSPPARAYWWSLYVVAAGSVLVFRLGLPVWRTLRHRLTVDHVDPEAPGLVSVYLSGRRLDRLPVRAGQFFVWRFLDGRGALRGNPFSLSGPPRSDALRITVKVVGDGSSRVAALRPGTRVLIEGPYGRMTAATYAGGPVTMLACGVGITPLLALLWDLPYAPGQATLVYRTRHPHEVAFLSELEWLAEHRGVRLVPLVGPRAEAGSWLPAEYADHDDAGALRVLSPDIAGHDVYVCGPDAWTASVFRAARAVGVPPARLHRERFGW; this comes from the coding sequence GTGCGGACCGCGGCCCTCTCCCTGCTCGTCGTCACGGCACTGTGGACGGCGGGCCTGAACGACGCGCCCGGCGGCGTGGCCGCATGGGGACGGCTGGCCGCGCTGTGGTCGGCCGACCTGCTGCTGCTCCAGGTCGTGCTGATGGCCCGCATCCCGTGGATCGAACGGGCGTACGGCCAGGACACGCTGGCCCGCTGGCACCGATGGACCGGTTTCGCCTCGTTCCAGCTGCTGCTGACGCACGTCGTGCTGGCCGTGGTCGCGTACGGGGAAAGGAAGCCCTGGCCGCGGCTGATCGAGGAGCCCGGGATGCTCCGGGCGCTGGCCGCGCTGGTCGCGCTGATCCTGGTCGTGGTCACGTCGGTCCGGCTGGTGCGCCGGCGGATGCGGTACGAATCGTGGCATTTGCTGCACCTGTACGCGTACCTGGGCGTCGGGCTGGCCTTGCCGCACATGCTGCTGCTGGGCAGTGACTTCCGGTCGCCGCCGGCCCGCGCGTACTGGTGGAGCCTCTACGTCGTGGCCGCGGGCTCGGTGCTCGTGTTCCGCCTCGGCCTGCCGGTGTGGCGCACGCTGCGGCACCGGCTCACCGTCGATCATGTCGACCCCGAGGCGCCCGGCCTGGTGTCGGTCTACCTGAGCGGGCGGCGTCTCGACCGGCTTCCCGTACGGGCGGGCCAGTTCTTCGTGTGGCGTTTCCTCGATGGCCGTGGGGCGCTGCGCGGCAACCCGTTCTCGCTGTCCGGACCGCCGCGCAGCGACGCGTTGCGGATCACCGTCAAGGTGGTGGGCGACGGCAGTTCGCGGGTGGCGGCGCTGCGGCCCGGCACCCGGGTGCTGATCGAGGGCCCGTACGGGCGGATGACCGCGGCCACCTACGCGGGCGGCCCGGTGACCATGCTGGCCTGCGGGGTCGGCATCACGCCGCTGCTCGCGTTGCTGTGGGACCTCCCGTACGCCCCGGGCCAGGCCACCCTCGTCTACCGCACACGCCATCCGCACGAAGTGGCGTTCCTGAGCGAGCTGGAGTGGCTGGCCGAGCACCGCGGGGTGCGGCTGGTGCCGCTGGTCGGGCCGCGCGCCGAGGCCGGGTCGTGGCTGCCCGCCGAGTACGCGGACCACGACGACGCCGGGGCGCTGCGCGTCCTGTCGCCCGACATCGCCGGCCACGACGTGTACGTCTGCGGGCCCGACGCCTGGACCGCGTCGGTGTTCCGGGCCGCCCGCGCGGTCGGCGTACCCCCGGCCCGCCTGCACCGGGAACGTTTCGGGTGGTGA
- a CDS encoding carotenoid biosynthesis protein, translating to MHRALSVSRVTPWTLLGLLILAQICYPLTSGDTRAAFTVATVVLGYVLSVSHAFLTRGPRAALALVGTATLGGFAVEALGVATGFPFGTYDYSGQLGPKLLGVPLIIPLAWTWMAWPAWLAAQRLPLARWARVAVAAFGLAAWDIFLDPQMVAEGYWRWVSPTPALPGLPGIPISNYLGWLGFALILMTTLDHLVRRIIPPAGPSVAPDGDVPIIVLWIWTYASSVLAHAVFLGLPASAVWGGVLMGAAVLPLLPHLRHRS from the coding sequence ATGCACCGGGCATTGTCGGTCTCTAGAGTCACGCCCTGGACCCTGCTCGGGCTTCTGATCCTCGCGCAGATCTGCTACCCGCTCACGTCGGGCGACACGCGCGCCGCGTTCACCGTGGCCACGGTCGTGCTGGGCTACGTCCTGTCCGTCTCGCACGCCTTCCTGACCCGCGGTCCCCGTGCCGCCCTCGCTCTGGTCGGCACGGCCACGCTGGGCGGGTTCGCGGTCGAGGCGCTCGGCGTCGCCACCGGCTTCCCGTTCGGCACGTACGACTACTCCGGCCAGCTCGGCCCGAAACTGCTCGGCGTCCCGCTGATCATCCCGCTGGCCTGGACGTGGATGGCCTGGCCGGCCTGGCTGGCCGCGCAACGCCTGCCGCTGGCCCGCTGGGCCCGCGTCGCCGTGGCCGCCTTCGGCCTGGCCGCCTGGGACATCTTCCTCGACCCGCAGATGGTGGCCGAGGGCTACTGGCGCTGGGTCTCCCCCACCCCCGCGCTGCCCGGCCTGCCCGGCATCCCGATCAGCAACTACCTCGGCTGGCTGGGCTTCGCCCTCATCCTGATGACCACCCTTGATCACCTGGTCCGCAGGATCATTCCGCCGGCGGGGCCGTCCGTGGCCCCGGACGGCGACGTGCCCATCATCGTGCTCTGGATCTGGACGTACGCTTCCTCAGTGCTCGCCCACGCGGTGTTCCTCGGCCTGCCCGCCTCGGCGGTCTGGGGCGGCGTGCTGATGGGCGCGGCCGTCCTGCCGCTCCTGCCCCACCTGCGGCACCGATCATGA
- a CDS encoding SAV_6107 family HEPN domain-containing protein: MLPQRTPAQLLAIARDGLAEAARTQPDGIRYATAHLAALRAAAAVLAARARPAPASRRSKVTSVWSLLVLVAPDFGEWANYFALGASKRAAAEAGIPRVVTPREADDLLRAAEQFVAVVESSLGLTYQPPLAA; this comes from the coding sequence ATGCTTCCGCAGCGCACGCCCGCGCAGCTGCTGGCCATCGCCCGCGACGGGCTGGCCGAGGCGGCGCGCACCCAGCCCGACGGCATTCGTTACGCGACGGCCCACCTGGCCGCCCTGCGCGCCGCGGCCGCCGTGCTCGCGGCCCGGGCCCGCCCCGCACCGGCCAGCCGCCGCAGCAAGGTGACCAGCGTCTGGTCGTTGCTGGTGCTGGTGGCGCCCGACTTCGGCGAATGGGCCAACTATTTCGCCCTCGGCGCCTCCAAACGTGCCGCGGCCGAAGCCGGCATCCCGCGCGTCGTGACCCCCCGCGAGGCCGACGACCTGTTGCGGGCCGCCGAACAGTTCGTGGCCGTGGTCGAGTCGTCGCTGGGCCTGACCTATCAGCCCCCGCTGGCCGCCTGA
- a CDS encoding GNAT family N-acetyltransferase, with protein sequence MRLVAWQPDDLLRRLDDVVSVYGEAMGYRQELLQTRRGYIGAHVRRAGFRAVATLTTDGRLAGFGYGYTSGPGQWWHDQVRAGLPEDERPRWLSNCFEVVELHVRPAAQGHGVGARQLRALLAMADGETVLLSTPEADEQKSRAWRLYRRFGFSDVLRQFLFPGDERAFAILGRDLPLAERPAEDAPGIVGL encoded by the coding sequence ATGAGGCTCGTGGCGTGGCAGCCGGACGATCTGCTGAGGCGGCTCGACGATGTGGTGAGCGTCTACGGCGAGGCGATGGGCTATCGCCAGGAGCTGCTGCAGACCCGCCGCGGCTACATCGGCGCCCACGTGCGCCGGGCCGGTTTCCGGGCGGTCGCCACGCTGACCACCGACGGGCGGCTGGCCGGCTTCGGCTACGGCTACACCTCCGGTCCCGGCCAGTGGTGGCACGACCAGGTGCGGGCCGGCCTGCCCGAGGACGAGCGGCCGCGCTGGCTGAGCAACTGCTTCGAGGTCGTCGAGCTGCACGTGCGGCCCGCGGCCCAGGGGCACGGCGTCGGCGCCCGGCAGCTGCGGGCCCTGCTGGCCATGGCCGACGGCGAAACCGTGCTGCTCTCCACCCCCGAGGCCGACGAGCAGAAGTCGCGGGCCTGGCGGCTCTACCGCCGGTTCGGCTTCAGCGACGTGCTGCGCCAGTTCCTGTTCCCCGGCGACGAGCGCGCGTTCGCGATCCTCGGCCGTGACCTGCCGCTCGCCGAGCGCCCGGCCGAGGATGCACCGGGCATTGTCGGTCTCTAG
- a CDS encoding SDR family NAD(P)-dependent oxidoreductase produces the protein MPRTIVITGASSGVGLAAAEQLAAAGHEVALVGRTPERLEAAARAAGNARTFRADFEDLDQVRDLAAQLLEAYPRIDVLANNAGGMVEHYRRTKDGFEATIQSNHLAPFLLTHLLRDRLTGGTVIGTSSQAHMRGAPDPADLTGDPGRYQSFPAYGAAKAANILFAAEAARRWPEITSVSFHPGVVRTNFGAGKAIRFFYKYAPFLVTPEKAGALLTWLATDDHLADGAYYVGHEVKTPARHANDPALAARLWEASAEATGVRE, from the coding sequence ATGCCCCGGACCATCGTGATCACCGGCGCGAGTTCCGGGGTGGGCCTGGCCGCAGCCGAGCAACTCGCCGCCGCCGGGCACGAGGTCGCCCTGGTCGGCCGCACGCCCGAGCGCCTGGAAGCGGCCGCCCGCGCGGCCGGGAACGCGCGGACCTTCCGGGCCGACTTCGAGGACCTCGACCAGGTCCGCGATCTGGCTGCCCAGCTGCTCGAGGCGTACCCGAGGATCGACGTGCTGGCCAACAACGCGGGCGGCATGGTCGAGCACTACCGGCGCACCAAGGACGGCTTCGAGGCCACCATCCAGAGCAACCACCTGGCCCCGTTCCTGCTCACGCATCTGCTGCGGGACAGGCTGACCGGCGGCACCGTGATCGGCACGTCCTCCCAGGCCCACATGCGCGGCGCCCCCGATCCGGCCGACCTCACCGGCGACCCGGGGCGTTACCAGTCCTTCCCGGCCTACGGCGCGGCCAAGGCGGCCAACATCCTGTTCGCGGCGGAGGCGGCCCGGCGCTGGCCCGAGATCACCAGCGTCTCGTTCCACCCGGGCGTGGTGCGCACCAACTTCGGGGCGGGCAAGGCGATCCGGTTCTTCTACAAGTACGCACCCTTCCTGGTCACACCCGAGAAGGCGGGCGCGCTGCTGACCTGGCTGGCCACCGACGACCACCTGGCCGACGGCGCCTACTACGTCGGCCACGAGGTCAAGACGCCCGCTCGGCACGCGAACGACCCGGCCCTGGCCGCGCGCCTGTGGGAGGCCAGCGCCGAGGCCACCGGCGTACGGGAATAA
- a CDS encoding YbaK/EbsC family protein: MREHPNVLAVQDALDAAGARTADDAPSLVIILDGAAHTAAAAAEALCIEVGQIANSLIFDADGEPLLVLTSGAHRVDTAKVAAALGVTRLKRATPEFVREHTGQAIGGVAPLGHPKPVRTLVDTALERHRDVWAAGGVPQAVFPITYAELVRVTGGTPADVA, from the coding sequence ATGAGGGAACACCCCAACGTGCTGGCCGTGCAGGACGCCCTGGACGCCGCGGGCGCGCGTACCGCCGACGACGCGCCGTCGCTGGTCATCATCCTGGACGGGGCGGCGCACACCGCGGCCGCGGCCGCCGAGGCCCTGTGCATCGAGGTCGGCCAGATCGCCAACTCGCTGATCTTCGACGCCGACGGGGAGCCGCTGCTGGTGCTCACGTCGGGCGCCCACCGGGTCGACACGGCCAAGGTCGCGGCGGCGCTGGGCGTGACCAGGCTCAAGCGGGCCACGCCCGAGTTCGTCCGCGAGCACACCGGGCAGGCGATCGGCGGGGTGGCGCCGCTGGGCCACCCCAAGCCCGTACGGACCCTGGTCGACACGGCGCTGGAGCGGCATCGCGACGTCTGGGCGGCGGGCGGCGTGCCGCAGGCGGTCTTCCCGATCACGTACGCCGAGCTGGTCCGCGTCACCGGCGGCACCCCGGCCGACGTGGCCTGA
- a CDS encoding helix-turn-helix domain-containing GNAT family N-acetyltransferase, whose amino-acid sequence MDQIEQVRDFNRYYTQRLGVLTDHYLGQGRPLGEARLLFEIGAGAGVGLRDLRARLGLDSGYLSRLLRSLSSQGLVAVGPSPADGRVRIATLTEAGRRERDDLEARSRESVAALLGPLTDAQREQLVEAQARIRRLLRLAAVVITPVADDDPAARACLTSYGKELALRFPEGYDPAALTAPGTLGSGTMLLAREEDAPVGCGLWILLGSFAEIRHLWVSPAARGCGLGARLLTGLERDAAAHGVTVLRLGTHPALTEAIALYRRHGYREIAAYDSSPYNQLSFEKELVL is encoded by the coding sequence GTGGATCAGATCGAACAGGTGCGGGACTTCAACCGCTACTACACGCAACGTCTCGGCGTCCTCACCGATCATTACCTGGGGCAGGGCCGGCCGCTCGGCGAGGCGCGCCTGCTGTTCGAGATCGGGGCCGGGGCCGGGGTCGGCCTGCGTGACCTGCGGGCCCGGCTGGGTCTCGACTCGGGCTACCTGAGCCGGCTGCTGCGCTCGCTCAGCAGTCAGGGCCTGGTGGCGGTCGGCCCGAGCCCCGCCGACGGCCGGGTGCGCATCGCCACCCTGACCGAGGCCGGGCGGCGCGAACGCGACGATCTGGAGGCGCGCTCGCGGGAGAGCGTGGCCGCACTGCTCGGGCCGCTCACCGACGCGCAGCGGGAGCAACTGGTGGAGGCGCAGGCGCGGATCCGGCGGCTGCTGCGCCTGGCCGCGGTGGTGATCACGCCGGTGGCCGATGACGATCCCGCGGCGCGCGCCTGCCTCACCTCGTACGGGAAGGAACTGGCCCTTCGCTTTCCCGAGGGTTACGACCCGGCCGCTCTGACCGCGCCGGGGACGCTCGGTTCCGGGACGATGCTGCTGGCCCGCGAGGAGGATGCGCCGGTCGGCTGTGGTTTGTGGATTCTGCTGGGCTCGTTCGCCGAGATCCGCCATCTCTGGGTGAGCCCGGCCGCCCGCGGCTGCGGGCTGGGCGCGCGGCTGCTGACCGGGCTCGAACGGGACGCGGCCGCCCACGGCGTCACCGTGCTGCGGCTGGGCACCCATCCCGCGCTGACCGAGGCGATCGCCCTGTACCGGCGCCACGGCTACCGCGAGATCGCGGCGTACGACTCCTCGCCGTACAACCAGCTCTCCTTCGAGAAAGAGCTAGTGCTTTAG